The proteins below come from a single Chryseobacterium nepalense genomic window:
- a CDS encoding S46 family peptidase yields MKRILLLFTFLLSFAQMRADEGMWLLMLVKRLNGVDMQKEGLHLTPEEIYSVNNSSLKDAIVSFGGFCTGEIVSGQGLIFTNHHCGYGAVAAASTPEKDYLKNGFWAMKQKDEFNAKDLYVRFLVRMDDATQRINSKLNNNMSAAERKAVIDAETKAIQSENSENGKYTVVVRDFFNGNEFYYFVYQDYKDIRLVGAPPSALGKFGGDTDNWEWPRHTADFTVFRVYADAAGNPAEYSPSNVPLKPKHFLPVSLKGVKPGDFSMILGYPGRTNRYLTSYGIQQMVGKDYPAWVEASKLAMDVMKKYMDKDKGTQLNYASQYASVANYWKNRQGTIDAVIKNGTITDKQKVEERFKTWALQPENIAEYETVLEDIGIYYKQTSDRNVERMYMSQLSRNAKYFTLALQVGSVLKAYADQDMKGRLAMKPKVDAALKSAYENINTKLEGEMLNSMVNLYQTRVNKDVASETIMGLDANNLSNIAYSSIFANKTSATNFVLNPDKLKLDADPLWKIANGLVADQRASAERFVKIDDNFAKNNRLFLAGLMKAMPEKKFYPDANSTMRLTYGTVDTLPIRTDRNYFGITDNYYTDMTGLVGKYKKGDEEFDLPQRVIDLYNLKDFGQYADAKGYMPVNFLSNNDITGGNSGSPVIDGDGNLIGIAFDGNSEALSGDIVFEPEWQKTINVDVRFVLWTIDKYAGARRLIDELQLVRDENTPADTKTKMPKATPAKGKRK; encoded by the coding sequence ATGAAAAGAATACTTCTACTATTCACTTTCCTTTTAAGTTTTGCGCAAATGAGGGCAGACGAAGGGATGTGGTTGTTAATGCTTGTTAAAAGACTCAATGGTGTCGATATGCAGAAAGAAGGGCTGCATCTTACACCGGAAGAAATTTATTCCGTGAATAATTCCAGCTTAAAAGATGCCATCGTAAGCTTCGGAGGATTCTGTACGGGAGAAATTGTTTCCGGACAGGGCCTTATCTTCACCAATCACCATTGTGGTTACGGCGCGGTAGCAGCAGCTTCCACTCCGGAAAAAGATTATTTAAAGAACGGATTCTGGGCGATGAAACAGAAAGACGAATTCAATGCTAAAGATCTTTATGTGAGATTTTTAGTAAGAATGGATGATGCTACGCAAAGAATCAATTCAAAACTCAACAACAACATGTCCGCTGCAGAAAGAAAAGCAGTGATCGATGCTGAAACCAAAGCGATCCAGTCTGAAAATTCTGAAAACGGAAAATATACAGTAGTCGTAAGAGATTTCTTCAACGGAAACGAATTTTACTATTTCGTGTACCAGGATTATAAAGATATCAGATTGGTAGGTGCACCGCCTTCCGCATTAGGAAAATTCGGTGGCGATACTGATAACTGGGAATGGCCGAGACACACTGCAGATTTCACGGTATTCAGAGTGTATGCAGATGCTGCCGGAAACCCTGCAGAATATTCTCCAAGCAACGTTCCTTTAAAACCTAAACATTTCCTTCCTGTTTCCCTTAAAGGAGTAAAACCGGGAGACTTCTCCATGATCTTAGGATACCCGGGAAGAACAAACCGTTACCTGACTTCTTACGGAATCCAGCAGATGGTAGGAAAAGATTATCCGGCATGGGTAGAAGCGTCTAAGCTAGCGATGGACGTGATGAAGAAATACATGGATAAAGATAAAGGAACTCAGCTGAATTATGCTTCTCAATATGCTTCTGTAGCCAACTACTGGAAAAACAGACAGGGAACTATCGATGCCGTAATCAAAAATGGAACGATCACCGACAAGCAAAAGGTAGAAGAAAGATTTAAAACATGGGCGCTGCAACCGGAAAATATTGCCGAGTACGAAACCGTTTTAGAAGATATCGGTATTTATTACAAGCAGACTTCAGACAGAAACGTTGAGAGAATGTATATGTCCCAGCTTTCAAGAAATGCCAAGTATTTCACTTTGGCATTACAAGTAGGAAGCGTACTTAAAGCGTATGCAGATCAGGATATGAAAGGCAGACTTGCCATGAAACCTAAAGTGGATGCCGCTTTGAAAAGCGCTTATGAAAATATCAACACCAAGCTTGAAGGTGAAATGCTGAACTCTATGGTCAACCTTTACCAGACCAGAGTAAACAAAGATGTAGCATCTGAAACCATCATGGGTCTTGATGCGAATAACCTTTCCAATATTGCCTATTCTTCAATCTTCGCCAACAAAACATCCGCAACCAACTTCGTGCTGAATCCGGATAAATTAAAACTGGATGCAGATCCGCTTTGGAAAATTGCGAACGGATTGGTTGCAGACCAGAGAGCTTCTGCAGAAAGATTCGTGAAGATTGATGATAATTTTGCTAAAAACAACAGATTATTCTTAGCAGGATTGATGAAGGCTATGCCTGAAAAGAAATTCTACCCGGATGCGAATTCTACGATGAGACTTACATACGGAACAGTAGATACATTACCTATCAGAACTGACAGAAACTATTTCGGTATTACAGATAACTATTATACTGACATGACCGGTCTTGTAGGAAAATACAAGAAAGGTGATGAAGAATTTGATCTTCCACAGAGAGTGATCGACCTTTACAACCTTAAAGATTTCGGTCAGTATGCCGATGCTAAAGGATACATGCCGGTTAACTTCCTTTCCAACAACGATATTACAGGAGGTAACTCCGGTTCACCGGTAATTGACGGAGACGGAAACCTTATCGGTATCGCATTCGACGGAAACAGTGAAGCATTAAGCGGAGACATCGTTTTTGAACCGGAATGGCAGAAAACTATCAACGTAGACGTTCGTTTCGTTCTTTGGACGATTGACAAATATGCCGGAGCAAGAAGATTAATCGACGAATTACAATTGGTAAGAGACGAAAACACGCCTGCAGATACCAAAACAAAAATGCCTAAAGCAACACCTGCTAAAGGAAAAAGAAAATAA
- a CDS encoding beta-carotene 15,15'-monooxygenase produces MNPMTANIKNLFRLKPVPADNPKNEPVKFEIESNTESAEESRRRTYHESGYRDSSRNNGNHTALSICLDAIYSKFQNEEKELGDKQHKLKEPYLNEQKNKETEIKGLTVSLDNKEDQLKKIGEDIEAVQETIEKIKFEINDLPRNPESYNVKATKGASTKFWIGLIILIPISLYLFAFYISTSYSAFFKNFDANNNIIQSVLDAQAFNKAWAEGPLEGAFVTLIPFVFLGLGYLIHMFGENKNFVNYAKVALLFMITFVFDAILAYEIESKLYELNRTFNSPPFDLSIAFTKNQFWGIIFAGFIVYIIWGLVFDFVMKEHKEKDKIKHEQTKRQKDILIHKEKIGDLEKQKEEVRQGIGSIKELIAKAKGRIEELQNIIDGTIIPTKDYKLYASEYMQGWITFINEKLVVSYPIKQEMIEECKKQYTYNLNKVGANSESQNTVYMSVL; encoded by the coding sequence ATGAATCCAATGACCGCCAATATTAAAAATCTTTTCAGATTGAAACCTGTTCCTGCAGACAATCCGAAAAATGAACCTGTAAAATTCGAGATTGAATCCAACACTGAATCTGCGGAGGAAAGCAGGAGAAGGACCTATCATGAATCCGGATACAGGGACAGCTCCAGAAACAACGGAAATCATACGGCTTTATCAATTTGCCTCGATGCCATTTATTCTAAATTTCAGAATGAAGAAAAAGAGCTGGGCGACAAACAGCATAAACTGAAAGAACCTTATCTCAATGAGCAGAAGAATAAAGAAACTGAAATCAAAGGTCTTACCGTATCGCTGGACAATAAAGAGGATCAGCTGAAAAAAATAGGTGAAGATATCGAAGCAGTACAGGAAACCATCGAAAAAATAAAATTTGAGATCAATGATCTTCCAAGAAATCCTGAAAGCTATAATGTAAAAGCTACAAAAGGGGCATCAACGAAGTTTTGGATAGGGCTGATTATCTTAATTCCCATCAGTCTTTACCTGTTCGCATTTTATATTTCCACGTCCTACTCTGCGTTTTTTAAAAATTTTGATGCCAATAATAACATCATCCAAAGTGTCTTGGATGCACAGGCATTCAACAAAGCATGGGCAGAAGGTCCTCTGGAAGGAGCTTTTGTTACCCTGATTCCTTTTGTATTTCTGGGTTTGGGATATTTGATCCATATGTTTGGTGAAAACAAAAACTTCGTTAATTACGCTAAAGTTGCACTCCTCTTTATGATCACCTTCGTGTTCGATGCCATTCTGGCGTATGAAATTGAATCAAAACTATATGAGCTTAACAGAACGTTCAATTCTCCTCCGTTCGATCTTTCCATTGCATTTACCAAAAATCAGTTTTGGGGAATTATCTTCGCCGGATTCATTGTATATATTATATGGGGGCTTGTATTTGATTTCGTGATGAAAGAGCATAAAGAAAAAGACAAAATAAAACACGAACAGACCAAGAGACAAAAAGATATCCTGATTCACAAAGAAAAAATAGGAGATCTTGAGAAACAGAAAGAAGAAGTACGTCAGGGCATAGGAAGCATCAAAGAACTTATTGCGAAAGCAAAAGGCAGGATTGAAGAGCTTCAGAACATTATTGACGGAACCATTATTCCCACCAAAGATTATAAACTCTACGCTTCCGAATATATGCAAGGATGGATTACGTTTATTAATGAAAAGCTTGTGGTTTCTTACCCCATAAAGCAGGAAATGATTGAAGAATGCAAAAAGCAATACACCTATAACCTCAATAAAGTAGGTGCAAATTCGGAAAGTCAAAATACGGTTTACATGTCTGTACTATAA
- a CDS encoding META domain-containing protein has translation MKTIFISVLCVLFSGILLNCHVVNSNTSQNTDLHSPVHREWMLITFGAYSKSDLIAKNAKINLTEKQEKGKIKGTAFMGCNSMFFTSEFKNDGGVKISEIGSTLKACQDMKLETDFSKAFRNMTNYSVKGHVLTLSDDDGNQMEFIAADWD, from the coding sequence ATGAAAACAATATTCATTTCGGTTTTGTGTGTTTTATTTTCAGGAATATTACTGAATTGTCATGTTGTAAACAGCAATACATCACAAAACACCGACCTTCATTCGCCGGTTCACAGGGAATGGATGCTTATCACTTTCGGGGCCTATTCCAAATCTGATCTGATCGCAAAAAATGCAAAAATTAACCTCACGGAAAAGCAGGAGAAAGGAAAAATTAAAGGAACAGCATTCATGGGCTGCAACAGTATGTTCTTTACTTCTGAGTTTAAGAATGACGGCGGTGTAAAAATATCAGAGATCGGGTCTACTCTGAAAGCCTGCCAGGATATGAAACTGGAAACGGATTTCTCTAAAGCGTTCAGGAATATGACAAATTACTCTGTAAAAGGACATGTTCTTACACTTTCTGATGATGACGGAAATCAAATGGAATTTATTGCAGCCGACTGGGATTAA
- a CDS encoding DUF6705 family protein produces the protein MKTIYLKTLIGLIISTVSCSAQTLPLNTPFADIPNGAHIKDTNNELAQYIGTYKANFNGNEIILYITKQQDKLENSAQKSYYMDALIVKYIVKNSSGATLQDTQNNNSNIEFYSFKMRPAKNALQFIYTGTNCHVGWGDIYLKKINATQISWEYRPDDISTTSQSCPNNLDTTIYLPETKDLIFTKQ, from the coding sequence ATGAAAACAATATATCTTAAAACATTAATAGGCTTAATTATTAGTACAGTATCATGTTCTGCGCAGACACTTCCTTTAAATACTCCTTTTGCAGATATTCCTAATGGTGCCCATATTAAAGATACAAATAATGAGTTAGCGCAGTATATAGGAACTTATAAGGCAAATTTTAATGGTAATGAAATTATCCTATATATTACTAAACAACAAGATAAGTTGGAAAATAGTGCCCAGAAAAGTTATTATATGGACGCTTTAATAGTAAAATATATAGTTAAGAATTCTTCGGGGGCAACTTTACAAGATACTCAAAATAATAATTCAAATATTGAATTTTATAGTTTTAAAATGCGGCCAGCTAAGAACGCATTGCAGTTTATTTATACTGGCACAAATTGTCATGTGGGATGGGGAGACATTTATTTAAAGAAGATAAATGCAACTCAAATCTCTTGGGAATATCGTCCTGATGATATATCAACTACATCGCAAAGTTGTCCAAACAATCTTGACACAACAATTTATTTACCTGAAACAAAAGATTTAATATTTACAAAGCAATAA
- a CDS encoding YdeI/OmpD-associated family protein produces MKPQPIQFNAVIKQHGTMNAAFVEFPFSTEELFNKKGQVKIKALFDDKVEYRGSLAKMKSDCHMLGLTQEIRKQLGKNFGDEISVSLTEDKEERTVEIADDILTVFNENHEAKALFDKMSYTHRKEYIRWINEAKKPETRENRKVKMIEMILEGKKGV; encoded by the coding sequence ATGAAACCTCAGCCTATCCAATTCAACGCTGTTATTAAGCAACACGGCACCATGAATGCCGCTTTTGTGGAATTTCCTTTTTCCACCGAGGAACTGTTTAACAAAAAAGGCCAGGTGAAAATCAAAGCCCTCTTCGATGACAAAGTAGAATACCGCGGAAGCCTTGCCAAAATGAAATCCGACTGCCACATGCTGGGCCTCACCCAGGAAATAAGGAAACAACTTGGAAAGAATTTCGGTGATGAAATTTCTGTCAGCCTCACTGAAGATAAAGAAGAAAGAACCGTGGAAATAGCCGATGATATTCTTACCGTCTTTAATGAAAACCACGAAGCAAAAGCTCTTTTCGATAAGATGAGCTATACGCACCGTAAAGAATACATCCGCTGGATCAACGAAGCCAAAAAACCCGAAACCCGCGAAAACAGGAAAGTCAAAATGATAGAGATGATTTTGGAGGGGAAGAAGGGAGTTTAG
- a CDS encoding DUF6804 family protein translates to MKYLIIIAAILCFISIFEWPYGYYIFLRILVSFMALVIIVNEFRTRSFWLIAFMLIFIIFNPIFPVYLYLKPLWIIIDCIVGLLFLYYFYSLIPKKKNKITETIDTKHEEIPKTRDRIIK, encoded by the coding sequence ATGAAATACCTCATCATAATTGCTGCCATTCTGTGCTTCATCAGTATTTTCGAATGGCCTTACGGATACTATATTTTCCTCAGGATCTTAGTTTCATTTATGGCACTTGTCATTATCGTTAATGAATTCAGAACCAGAAGCTTTTGGCTGATTGCTTTTATGTTGATCTTTATCATATTCAATCCCATCTTTCCGGTTTATCTTTATCTGAAACCGCTATGGATCATCATTGACTGTATCGTCGGACTTTTATTCCTGTATTACTTCTACTCATTAATTCCGAAGAAAAAAAACAAAATAACCGAAACAATTGACACAAAACACGAAGAAATTCCAAAAACAAGAGACAGAATAATTAAATAA
- a CDS encoding SH3 domain-containing protein — protein sequence MKKLIPFIILTFSLFLLHSCVKANDSIGHDGRCTGSAYCTACTNCSRCGHCGSGGTCGVCSGSSSGRSTSSGTHKKSKPKKHKTSGSYTSSKAPSNKAPKVELNVNINSSNRYIAGISETKIYEKPSLKSNVVTIVSKNAKLIQLSKKGSWIKVKVKANGKIGYVYSKHVK from the coding sequence ATGAAAAAACTAATACCCTTCATCATACTCACCTTCAGTTTATTTCTATTGCATTCATGTGTAAAAGCGAATGACAGCATAGGACACGACGGACGTTGTACAGGCTCTGCCTATTGTACAGCATGCACCAATTGTTCAAGATGTGGACATTGCGGAAGCGGCGGGACCTGCGGCGTCTGCAGCGGAAGCTCTTCAGGCAGAAGTACATCTTCCGGAACTCACAAAAAAAGTAAGCCTAAAAAACACAAAACTTCAGGTTCTTATACATCTTCAAAAGCACCATCAAATAAAGCTCCGAAGGTTGAACTGAATGTAAATATCAATTCCAGCAACAGGTATATCGCAGGAATTAGTGAAACTAAAATTTATGAGAAGCCTTCACTCAAGTCTAACGTTGTAACTATCGTTTCCAAAAATGCCAAACTGATCCAGCTTTCAAAGAAAGGCTCATGGATTAAAGTAAAGGTAAAAGCAAACGGAAAGATAGGGTATGTATATTCAAAACATGTAAAATAA
- a CDS encoding type I restriction endonuclease, whose amino-acid sequence MDLKIKLEQLHQKVIGLKDQIGTEEATKNAFVMPFIQILGYDIFNPTEVVPEHVCDIGTKKGEKVDYVIRNNDEPIFIIECKHWKESADAHNSQLHRYYHVSKTRFGVLTNGIVYNFYTDLEKPNIMDEKPFFTINIEDLKDSSIKILEKFTKKDYNLESILDSAEALKYIKAIRKEFEKEIENPTDEMVKLLVGRFFEKPLTANRMVSFKEYAKKALATSINESISFRLKSALSINEQIEKKEEEVKTSQPIDSNNDSKIVTTEEELEGFQIVKAILREKIPSSRIAYRDTLSYFGILLDDNNRKPLCRLHFNTTNKYLETFHNGKEAGEKILLNTLDEIYNYRNQLHQTLENYN is encoded by the coding sequence ATGGATCTTAAAATTAAACTTGAACAGCTTCATCAGAAAGTGATCGGTCTGAAAGATCAGATCGGAACTGAAGAAGCTACAAAAAATGCTTTCGTCATGCCTTTCATACAGATATTAGGGTATGATATTTTTAATCCGACAGAAGTTGTGCCCGAACACGTGTGCGATATCGGAACCAAAAAAGGAGAAAAAGTTGATTACGTAATCCGCAACAATGATGAGCCGATTTTCATTATAGAATGCAAACACTGGAAAGAAAGCGCCGACGCTCACAATTCTCAACTGCACAGGTATTATCACGTTTCCAAAACAAGATTTGGTGTATTGACCAACGGAATTGTTTACAACTTCTATACGGATCTTGAAAAACCCAATATCATGGATGAAAAGCCTTTTTTCACGATTAATATTGAAGATCTGAAAGACAGCTCCATCAAAATCCTGGAGAAGTTTACCAAAAAAGATTATAACCTGGAAAGTATTCTGGATTCTGCCGAAGCTTTAAAATACATCAAAGCCATCAGGAAAGAATTTGAAAAAGAAATTGAAAATCCTACCGATGAAATGGTAAAACTCTTGGTCGGTCGTTTTTTCGAAAAACCATTAACCGCCAACAGAATGGTTTCTTTTAAGGAATATGCAAAAAAAGCATTAGCAACATCAATTAATGAATCCATCAGTTTCCGTTTGAAATCGGCATTGAGCATTAATGAGCAGATTGAGAAAAAAGAAGAAGAGGTAAAAACTTCCCAGCCGATTGACAGCAATAACGATTCTAAAATTGTAACCACAGAAGAAGAGCTGGAAGGCTTTCAGATTGTAAAAGCAATCTTAAGAGAAAAAATTCCTTCTTCGCGCATTGCGTACAGAGATACCCTCTCCTATTTCGGGATTTTACTGGATGACAACAACCGAAAGCCGCTGTGCAGGCTACATTTCAACACAACAAACAAATATCTGGAAACATTCCATAACGGAAAGGAAGCAGGAGAAAAAATTTTATTGAATACTCTTGATGAGATTTATAACTACAGAAATCAGCTTCATCAGACTTTAGAAAATTATAATTAA